In Cinclus cinclus chromosome 13, bCinCin1.1, whole genome shotgun sequence, a genomic segment contains:
- the LOC134049016 gene encoding protein shisa-like-1 — protein MLDGHLLQLLLTTALFPSILGTAVVQNLHLCEGYVGPDGLSHSGFYCPRLTDPPGHRYCCQPSLDALKSCCSQVALEALTGVNLSSLASPGLLRNPLALPFVGLYGILVLLLMAIDLCHFYRTRRCHLRRLLPCACRVARRLPRGRRAGSRPSRGAPRLTRPGRGC, from the exons ATGCTGGATGGgcacctgctccagctgctccttaCCACAGCTTTGTTCCCCAGCATCCTTGGGACAG ccgTGGTGCAGAACCTGCACCTCTGCGAGGGCTATGTGGGCCCTGATGGCCTCTCCCACTCCGGCTTCTACTGCCCGCGGCTGACTGACCCCCCTGGCCACCGCTACTGCTGCCAGCCTAGCCTGGACGCTCTCAAGTCCTGCTGCTCTCAAGTGGCCCTGGAAGCTCTCACTGGAGTGAACCTCTCCAGCCTGGCAAGCCCTGGTCTACTCCG GAACCCGCTGGCCCTGCCTTTCGTGGGGCTCTATGGGATCCTCGTCCTCCTGCTTATGGCCATCGACCTCTGCCACTTCTACCGGACCCGACGGTGCCACCTCCGCCGCCTGCTGCCGTGCGCCTGTCGCGTGGCCCGCCGACTCCCGCGGGGGCGCCGGGCCGGCTCCCGGCCTTCCCGTGGTGCCCCGAGACTGACACGGCCCGGCCGGGGCTGCTGA